TCATTGGCCGCTCATCCGAACGACCGCGCTGCGTTCCAGCGTTCCGCGGGGCAGGGGGAAGGGGATAGCGGCGAACAGCGGCGCATTGGACAGGTTGTAGCGCAGCGTCACGGTGTAATAGCCGTTGTTTTCGACGGCGCTGATGGCAATCGTCTGCGCGCCAGGCACGGGGAAGGCGGAACGGGCCGCGACCAGGCTCTGGTCGACCAGGGTGCGCCGCTCCGCCCCGTTCAGCCCGCCTACCGACGCACGGGCCGCGTCATTGGCCGCTTGTTGAAGGCTATGGGCCGTCATGAACCAACTGCCATAGGCCAGCATCCCCATCAGCAGGAGGATCAGGACGGGCAGGGCGAAGGCCGCCTCGATCAGGCTGCTGCCCGCCTGGTGGCGCAGCAGCCTGACCAGCAGTCGGCGCGATCGGGCGAAGGATGGGGCGCGGTAGAACATGGGAACGATGCTACGGCGAACGGTTCAATATCGCGTTTGCCATGTTTTGCGCGACCTTTACGGATTTTGCGTAAGGGCGCGATCGGGCGTGAACCATCTCCGGCGCGCTTTGGCGTAAATGTTGCCAGGGACCGTCGGCATCGGTCCGCTATGGACGTTGTTGTCGCTAATTTACGGTCCACCGATAGGTGTCGTCACGATCACCGCCCCCTCCGTGCCATAGATGCCATGCAGCCTTGCGATCGCGGCTTCGACCAAGGCGACCGCGCCGTCATTGGTCAGCAACTGGGTCGTGAAGCGGATATCGCCTTCGCCCCGCAGCACTTGCTCAAGTCGCTCGCGAAACTGGGGGCGTGCGGGCAGTGCGACCAGGTCCGCGACTGGCACGTCCGCCAGCCGCTCGGGCGTAAGGCCCACCATGGCGCAGAAACTGTCGTTCACTGCGTCGATGAAGCCGCGCATCGACACGCGGGCATAGCCCACGCCGCCATGCACGCCCATTGCCTTGAGGATCGCGGATTTGACGTCGGCCAGACGATGGCGCTGCATGTCGGCGGTGATGTCGCGCAACAACAGCGCGACCCCGTCTGCAAAGGGAAAGGTCTGGACATGCAGCCAGACATCGTCGCGGAAGGGAGAGGGGATGTCGGCCGCACTCGCTTCCCCGGACATCAGACTATGGCGGATATGCGCCTCCGTCAGGGTGCCGGATAGTTCGGGAAAGGCGTCCCAAAGCATCTGCCCCTCCAAATGCCGGTCCCAACGCCTGGCCATGGCCAGCGCCACGCCGTTCACATGATCGATGCACAGATCCGCGCGGCAGAGGACCAGGCCCTGATGGATGCGGGCGGCCAGTTCGAACGTGCGATCGGGCGCGGGTGCATCCTCGTCACCGACCGTCATGTTGCGGAACCGATCCAGGCCCATGAAGACATGGGTTTCCCGACCATGGTGCGTCACCATCACCGGCTCGCGCGATCCCACTTCGCGCCAATGCGCGAAATTGCGGACCAGTTCGGCGGCGGGAACGCTGCGCCTGCGACGATCATCCAGCATATATCGGCACTCCGTTATCGGGAACGGATGCAGGATAGATCAGAGCTTTTGGAAATCGCTGCCGAGTTCGGTCCGTTATGGAAGCAGTTCGGGTTTATAGGCCGCGCTGATATTCCAACGCGTCCAGTATCTTGCCTCCGGCCATGAAGACCGCGCCCGAACAGGCCAGCGCCAGCAGATGACCGCCGGTGCCGGGATATTGCTCCATGTAGACATGCCCCCGCTCGGCTGCACCCAGCGCCAGCGCATAGATCACCAGAAATGCCTCGAACTTGGTCTTGATGGTGAAGAGGCGCTTGATCCGTTCCATGCTCATCCCGTCCGGCTTGCCCGCCGTTCAGGGAAACAAGTCGCCCGACAGCTGCAAATGGTCAACAAGTGTTAACCATGATTGTTCGATGCGGGCAATCAGCCGTGTGTCGCCCAAATCCTGGGATTCTATGGATTCTGGCCAATATTGGGACACGATGTCGGCAATTTCGTCCAGCCCTGCCTCGTCCACCAGAAAGCGCGGATCGATGTCGGCCGGATCGGCCACGACGCGCAACCGCAGGCACGCAGGGCCGCCGCCATTGGCCATGGACTGACGCACATCGACCGGGATCAGCCGACGGATCGGACCATTGCCCGCGGCCATCTGTTCAAGCCACGACCAGACTGCCGGCGTCTCCTGTGCCTCCGTCGGCAGGATCAGCGCCATCGTGCCATCGGGCAAGGTCACCAGTTGCGCGTTGAAGAGGTAGGATTTGATCGCGTCGGCCAGGCTGATCGCGCTCGCGGGCACTTCGATAATCTCGACGCCGGGCAAGGCGGCGCGCAGGTCGGCGTAGAACATGTCCTTGTCGGCGAAGGCCTGCTCATGGCTGAACAGCACGCGTTCGTTTGCCACCGCAACGACGTCATTGTGGAACGCGCCCGCCGCGATCGCGGCCTCGGACTGTTCGACGAACAGGGTACGGGCCGGATCGAGACCGTGGAGCCGGGCGACCGCCTTGCTGGCTTCCACATGTTGGCGGGCGGGAAAGGCACCCCCCGACCGGCCATAGACGAAGACCTCGACCCCCGGTTCGTCATGGCGTTCGGCCAGACGCATATGATTGGCCGCGCCTTCGTCGCCGAAGGGGGCGGGGATCGGATCGTGAATGACGAAGGCCCGCGTGTCGGAAAAGGCAACACGCAACTGGGCGAGCGTCTGCGGCCACTCATGGCTGCGATGCGCCATGGTGACGAGGTTGGCGACGGTCAGGTGCGTGCGTCCGTCGGCGGTGTCGCTGGCCGGGGATATGGTGGCGGCGTTGGCGGCCCACATGGACGATGCCGACATGGCGGCCGCGCGGATATGCGGCTGCGCGCCGCCGACATCCGTGCCCAGCTTAGTCAGCCAGGCGACGTCGGGTCGCCACTGCGGCAGGAATATGCCCTGGCGCAAGCCCAGCCGGACATTGCCGCGCATCTTCTCTATGCCCTGCAACGCCGCCGCGCGGGGGTGGGACGCCGCACCGGCATTGCTGGCGGAGGCCAGATTGCCCAGGCTCAGTCCTGCATAATTATGGCTGGGACCGATGATCCCGTCGAAATTGATTTCCCTGACGCTCATGCCCGCCCCGCCATTGTGAATGCATCACCCGTTTCCAGCCTCAACCGTGCAGCGCTGGCGGCATCCAGCGACACCGCGCCGTCCGCATCCTCCTGCACGAAGCCCCAGGTGCAGCGATAGTCCGCCAACTGCCCGGTCGCGATCAGCATCTTGTCCCCGCCTTTCTCATGCGTAGCGGACAGGGTGATGTCGCGCGCGCCGGCGATCGTCTTCAACTGGTCGATCTGCCCCAGCATGGTCGGTCCTCCATCGAAGATATCGACATAGCCCGCATTGTCGAACCCCTCCGTTTCCAGCATCCGCATCGCCGCCCTGCCATTGGGATGGGGCAGGCCGATGACGGCGCGGGCGCTGTCGGTCAGCATCGCGGTATAGATGGGGGTCTTGGGCATCAGGTCGGCGATGAACTGGTTGCCGTTCACGGCATTGAATTCGTCCGCTTCCTGAAAACTCATGCCGAAAAAGCGCCCCGCCAGCCCATCCCAGAAGGGTGATCCGCCCGCCTCGTCTATGACACCGCGCAGTTCCGCGATCACCCGATCGCCGAAGCGCGCGCGATGGCTGCGGATATAGAGGTAGCGGCTGCGCGCCAGCAAGAGGCCCAGGCCCTCGGCGCGCTCGCGCGGATGGAGGAACAGGCCGCCAACCTCCACCGACCCTTCCAGATCGGTGGTGAGCGACAGCATCTGCGCGCGAAAGGTGCGGCCCAGTTCCCGGCTATGCTGGGTCAAGACGCCCAGACGATAGCTGTAGAAGGGCGCGCTTTGGCCGACGGTGGAAAATATCTGGCACGTGCCGCGCACCTGACCCGTTTCCACATTTTCCAGCACCATGACGATCAGTTCGTCCGCGATGCCATCGCCCTCCCGCGCCAGCGCCTGCTCGGTGCGCTCCAGCTTGGACGTCAGCGCCTTGCGGTCGGGTGGCAGGTTGGTGAAGCCGCCACCCGTCAGTTTCGCCATTTCATACAGCGTCTGCAAATCGTCCGCGCGCGCGATGCGCATGATGAAGCTCAAGCGGTCATCCCCTCTCTTCCATAATCGCCCCGCGCCATGCGCCACAGCGCCAGCGCGGACAATTGCGCCCGTTCGGCGAGGCTGTCGGTCAGCAGAAATTCGGCGTCGCTATGGATGCTGCCGCCGCGCACGCCCATCGTGTCGACCACCGGCACGCCGCAGGCCGCGATATTATTGCCGTCGCATACGCCGCCCGTATCACGCCAGCCGATGTCGAGGCCCAGGTCCGCGCCGCATGACCGCACCAACCCGAACAAGCCCAGCGCCTTGCCATCCATCGGCTTGGGCGGCCGCCCGAAGCCACCATGCAGGTGCAGGCTGACGTCATGGTCCCGCGCCACGTCCGCCATCGCCCGGTCGATCAGCGCGCGCGCGGCGATTTCGTCCTCGGGCGTTCTGGGCCGGAAATTGACGCGCAATATAGCGTGATCGGGCACCACATTGTTCGGCCCGCCGCCGTCGATCTTGGCCGGATTGCAGGACAAGCCGGCACCGCTGCCCGCCTTCAGCCGCAACGCCAGATCGGCGGCGGCGATCAGGGCGTTGCGACCATCGTCCGGATTGCGCCCCGCATGGGCGCTCAGGCCCGTGGCGGTGATCGAGAAATTCCCGCTGCCCGCGCGCGCGCCAGCCAGCGTACCGTCGGGCAAGGCGGCAGGCTCGTAGGTGAACGCCGCCAGTTTGCCCGCCGCCGCCGTCTTCAGCAACGCGGCGGAGGAGGGGCTGCCGACCTCCTCGTCGCTATTGATGATCACGTCATAGCCGATGGTCGCAACCGCCTCCGACGCCTCGATCGCACGCAGCGCCGCCAGCATGACCGCGATCCCGCCCTTCATATCGGCGACGCCGGGACCGTTGAGAATATGGGGTTCCAGCCATCGTTGCTGTTGGAACACATGGTCGGCGGCGAACACCGTGTCCATATGCCCCGTCATCAGCAGCCGGACGGGGGCGTCGGGACGCACCGACAGATGGAGGTGGCGGCCATGCGCGATCGGCTGGATATGTCCGTCCACCCCGACGCTCTCGACCGGTGCTGGATCGACCAGACGAAGGTCGCCGGGCAGGACGGAAAAGGCGTCCGCCAGGACCTCCGCCATCCGGGCAAGCCCCTCCAGATTGCGCGATCCGCTGTTGATCGCTGCCCAGGCCTGCGTCTGCGCCAACATGGGCGCGGCTGCGGCATGATCGAGCAGCCTCTGCTCCTGCGATGAAAAGACCGTCATCCAAGACGGTCTATCAGAGCGCCGGGCCTGTCTCCACCCCGGCAGCAAAATTGCACGCGTCAGAAATCATAGGTCAGTGTCAGGCGGCTCAGCGTGTCGAGGTCGCGGCTCGACAGCAAAGTCTCCGATTCATACTGGATATTATAGGAGAAGGCGGCCGACAGGCGGGTGCTGACCTTCGTTTCCACCGACGACAGCGCGTTGAGCGTATAGACGTCGCTCTCCGCATAGCCCGATGCGGTCTGCTTGAACGTCACGGTCGGCGTCGCGCGCCAGGCCAGCGCCATGGAGCCACGCACGCCCAGTTTCGTCTCGCGCTCGCCGATCATATATTTGGCATGGCGGATCGATGGGCCGATATCGGCTGACAGGTCCACCGGCTTGCTGACGATCAGCTTGTAACCGACGCCGACCGACGTCGTATAGCGCTCGTCATAGCCGATCGACGTATCGCGCTCGAACTGGGCGAGGCCGTAGACGAAACCGCGCGGGTCGAACTCGTAGCGCGGCTCATAGCCTGCGAAGTAACGCTCCCGCGACGTCACGCCGTTGGCGCGGCGATAGTCGACCGCGCCGGTCAGCTTGTGCGACCATTGCAGCCCCGCGCGGGTCGCTGTGGCGGCCAGGGTTATGCCCAGTTCGCTGGTGGACCCCGTAGACCGAAACCCGCCCGCCTCGACCCGCCCGGTCCACAACTCGTTGAACCGCGCTTCGCGGATCACCGTGTCGTGGGTCGCCTTGGTCCGCTCCTTCCAACTGTTGACCATGCGCTGGATTTCATCGGCGGACCCAGGATTGGTCTGCTTCGCGATCTTGGAAATCGTAGCGATATCGGTTTCGTTGCCGTTTGCGATGGCCGCTTCCATCATCTCGCGTACGGCGATCGGCAGCAGGGCGGGTTCGTCGGCCCGGCCCATGGTGGGAACAGCCGCAGTCAGCAGCGAAAGAGGGATCAGACAGGCACGCATGCCCCTGTCATAACCAAGCGACAGCGAAATTTAAGCCCCAAAGCGCCGATCCGTCAGATAAGCGCCCGAAACTCCTGCAATATATCGCGATACAGCTTGCGTTTGAACGGCACGATCAACTCGGGCAGCGTATCGGGCGCGGTCCATCGCCATTCCCGGAACTCGGGGTGCTTGGTCTGGATATCGATATCGCTATCCTTGCCGACGAAACGGGCCAGGAACCAATATTGGCGCTGACCGCGATATTTCCCGCCCCACAATTTGCCGACCAGTTCGGGTGGCAGATCGTAGAAATGCTCGTCCTTCGCCTTGGCGATGATCTCGACCAGTTCGGGACGAATGCCGGTTTCCTCCTCCAGCTCGCGGAGCGCCGCAGCTTTCGCCTCTTCGCCCTCGTCGATGCCGCCCTGGGGCATTTGCCATGCCTCTACGACATTATCGAGTCGCTGACCGACGAACACCTTGCCGTCCATGTTGACGAGCATGATTCCCACGCAGGGCCGGTAAGCCAATAGCTGTTCGTTCGGCATCGATGCCATGTCGTCCCCAAAAGATATCGCCCTGACGTCTTCGCCCTGCAAAGCGCGTCATGATAGAAAAACAGAATAGGAGCAGGGACGCGTCCCGTCCATCGAACGAATCGCCGACGCCGCGATTTGCGACGAGACGTTCGTCAGGCGATCAACGCAATATGCCCCAAGGGCCGCTTGGAACCAGGCAAAGCCCGGCGCATTGGCTTTGACATGTCCGATCCCGTCCTGCTCTGGCTTCGCCAGGATCTCCGCCTGTCCGATCAAGCCGCTCTGGCCGCCGCCGTCGGCGAAGGGCCGGTCATCCCGGTCTATATCTTGGACGATGAAGGTCCGCGCCAATGGGCCATGGGCGGCGCGGCGCGATGGTGGCTTCACCATAGCCTGGCGCGGCTGGATGAGAGCCTGCGCGCCAAGGGATCGCGCCTGATCCTGCGCCGGGGCCAATGCGCCGATGTCCTGGCCGGGTTGGCGAAAGAGGTCGGCGCGTCGCGGGTTCACGCGCTGCATCATTATGAACCCTGGTGGCGCAACGCGGAAAAGGCCGTCGCCAAGGAATTGGACCTGTGCCTGCATGAAGGCGGATTGCTGCTCCCCCGGGTGCGGTACGTACCGGAGCCGGGGGCATGTACCGCATCTACACGCCCTTCGCCCGCGCGGTCATGGAGCATATGCCGCCGCCCTCGCCCGCACCTGCTACCCACAAGATCGAGGCGCCTGCACAATGGCCGCAGAGCGATTCGCTGGAAGACTGGGGCCTCCTTCCCACAAAGCCGGATTGGGCGACCGGCTTTGCCGCCGACTGGACGCCGGGCGAGAAGGGGGCACGCGATAGTGTCGCCGCCTTTATCGACGAGGCTGGCGACTATCCGACCGCGCGCAACCTCCCATCGATCGAAGGGACGTCGCGCCTGTCGCCCCATCTTCATTTCGGCGAGGTCTCGCCAGCCTATGTCTGGCATCGGGTCAATGCTTCAGGCCATGACGCAACTGTCTTCCTCAAGGAATTGATCTGGCGCGATTATGCCCATGTCCAGATCTACACCTTCCCTCGTTACGGGTCGGACAATGCGCGAGCGGAATTCGACGCACTGCCCTGGCGTGATATGCGTGAGGCGGGCGCGGACTTCACGGCCTGGAAGACCGGGAAGACCGGTTATCCGATCGTCGACGCGGGCATGCGACAGCTTTGGACCACGGGCTGGATGCATAACCGCGTTCGCATGATTGCCGCTAGCTTCCTCATCAAGCATCTCCTAATCGACTGGCGGCATGGCGAGCGCTGGTTCTGGGATACGCTGGTCGACGCCGATTATGCCAACAACAGCGTCAACTGGCAGTGGGTTGCGGGCAGTGGCGTCGACGCCAATCTCTTCACCCGGATCATGGCGCCGCTGACCCAGTCGGACAAGTTCGATGCGGCCGACTATATCCGCCAATGGGTGCCGGAACTGGCCGCATTGTCCGACACGGTGATCCACGATCCCGATGCCCATGATGCGCGACCTGCCGATTATCCCGCCAAGGTCATCGCCCATAGGGAAGGTCGCGAACGCGCACTGGATGCCTATCGCCGCATGAAGCGGTGATTGCAGCCGCCGCTGGCTTGCGGCAGGATCGACGCCATGAATGCAATCGATCCGCGGCGCGGCAGGCGCGCCTTGTCCGTGCGGCGTCCGCCCCGATCCCATAATCCCGGCCTGATGTCCCGGGTGTTCGCGCCGCTATTCCACCGACTGCTGGATCGGATCGACCTTGGGTTGGATCAGGGGGCGTTGGATGCGTCCCTACCGGACGGTACGCGCAGATTGCTGGGCGGTCGCACGCCGGGGCCGCATTGCGTGGTGGACCTGCGAGCCTGGCGCGCCCTGATACGGCTCGCTCTGGGCGGATCGGCGGGTTGGTATCGCGCCTGGGCGGCGGGCGAATGGGATAGCCCCGATCCGGTCCCGCTCTTCGCCCTGTTCATGCGCAATGCCGTGGCCTTGGGACAAGTGGCGCGACCGCGCGGTCCGGGCCGTTGGCTGGGCAAGGCGATGCATTGGGCGCGCCGGAACAACCGCACCGGATCGCGCCACAACATCGCCTATCATTATGATCTGGGCAATGATTTCTACAGCCTGTGGCTGGACAGGAACATGCATTATTCCAGTGCTTTGTTCGCTGACCCTGATGATCGAAGCGAAGATTTGGAGATTGCACAGCAGCGTAAGGTCGATGCGATTCTCGATCGGCTCGATCTGCATGACGACGCGTCGCTGCTAGAAATCGGCTGCGGCTGGGGCGGTCTGGCCGAACAGGCGATGGAGCGTTGCGCCATCTTCTATAGCGGGCTGACCTTGTCGACCGAGCAGGCCGACTATGTCCGCGACAGATTGGGCAGCGGCGCGCAGATACTGCTGACCGACTATCGCGATGCGCAGGGCCAATATGACGCCATCGCCAGCGTCGAAATGGTCGAAGCCGTGGGGCAGCGCTATTGGCCCGCCTATCTGGCCGCGATCCATCGCCTGCTGAAGCCCGGGGGCAAGGCGGCGATCCAGTATATCTTGATCGATGACGCCATCTTCGAACGCTACGCCCGCAGTGCCGACTTCATCCAGACCTATATTTTCCCTGGCGGCATGCTGATGTCGGAAAGCCGCTTTGCCGCGCTGGCGCAGCAGCAGGGGCTGGAATGGCGCGACGTCCATCGCTTCGGACTGGACTATGCCGAAACCTTGCGCCGCTGGCGGGAACGCTTCGACCAAGCGATCGACGAAGGCCTTTTGCCGACCAGTTTCGACCAGCATTTCGTGGCCTTATGGCGTTATTATCTGATGTATTGTGAAGGCGGATTTCGCGGCGGCGGCATCGACGTGGCGCAGGTGACGCTAGTCAAGCCCGCCTGACGCTCACCCGTCGACGCGCAACTTGTGTCCCGTAGGCGCGTCGGACAGCACGAGGTCCAGTATCGCCTGGCCCACCACGTCAGGCCCCTTGAGGCTCGCCGGATCTTCGCCGGGGAAGGCTCGCGCGCGCATCGCCGTGCGGGTTGCGCCCGGATCGACGATATGGGTGCGGATGGCGGAGATGTTCTTCATCTCCTCACCATAAGCGCCGACCAGCGTTTCCAGCGCCGCCTTCGACGCACCATAGGCGCCCCAATAGGCGCGCGGCGTGGCGACAGACGATGTCAGCGCCACGACCCGCGCATCGCCACTGGCGCGCAGCATGCTATCAAAGGCTGCGATCATCGCCTGTGGCGCGGCGATGTTGAGCGTCAGAAGCCGGGCAAATTCCTTGGCGTCGATCGCGGGCACAGCGGCCAAAGCGCCCAGCGTCGCGGCATTGAGCACGAGAATGTCCAGCGCCTGCCAGCGCCCGCCGATCGCCTGCGCCAGACGACCGATGCTGTCCCCATCGGTCAGATCGAGCGGCGCGATCGTCGCGCTGGCCCCGGCCTTATGGATGCGGTCCTCGACCTCTTCCAGCCCGCCGCTGGTCCGCGCCGTCAGCACGACATGCGCGCCCGCAGCCGCCAGCGCTTCGGCCGTCGCAGCGCCGATACCACGGCTCGCGCCGGTGACGAGCGCCAATTTGCCGGAGAGGGGAAGGTCGGAAGACGACATATATATCCGTTCGTGCTGAGTAGGGGCTGAGCTTGCCGAAGTCCCGTATCGAAGCATCCTTCGACACGCCACTTCGACTTCGCTCAGTGGCTACGCAGGACCAACGGGTCGAGGGGAAATCGTCAGACGACGCGTTCGGCCAGCAGTTCCAACTGGTTGGTCACTACCACATCATCCTGATCCGTCAGGGTGGTGGGATAGTCGCCGGTGAAGCAGGCGTCGCAATATTGCGGGCGGATGTCCGCGCGCTTCGCTTCGCCCAGCGCCTTGTAGAGGCCGTCGATCGAGATGAAGGACAGGCTGTCTGCGTGGATGAAATCCTGCATCCCGCCAACATCCAGCTTGTGCGCCAGCAGCTTGGTCCGCTCCGGCGTGTCGACGCCGTAGAAGCAGCTATGCTTGGTCGGCGGCGATGCGATCCGCATATGGACCTCCGCCGCGCCGGCTTCGCGCATCATCTGCACGATCTTCAGCGACGTGGTGCCGCGCACGATCGAATCGTCGATCAGCACGATCTTCTTGCCTTGGATCAGCGCGCGGTTGGCGTTGTGCTTCAGCTTCACGCCCAGATGGCGGACCTTGTCCCCCGGCTGGATGAAGGTGCGGCCGATATAGTGCGACCGGATGATCCCCAGTTCGAACGGAATGCCCGACTGCTGGGCATAGCCGATCGCTGCCGGCACGCCGCTGTCGGGCACCGGAATGACATAGTCCGCCTCGACCGGATTTTCGATCGCGAGCTGCGCGCCGATCGCCTTGCGAACCGAATAGACGCTGGAGCCGTCGACGATCGAATTGGGGCGACTGAAATAGACATGTTCGAAGATGCAGGGGCGCGGGTGGGTATCGCCAAACGGACGCAGCGACCGCGTCTCCCCGTCGTTGGTGACGATCACCAGTTCGCCCGGTTCTATGGTGCGTACATAGTCGGCCCCGACCACGTCCAGCGCCACGGTTTCCGACGCGAAGATGGTCGAATCGCCCAGCATGCCCATGACCAGCGGTCTTATGCCCAGCGGATCGCGGCACGCGATCATGCCCTCGGGCGTCATGACGATCAGCGAATAGGCGCCCTCGACCTGCTTGAGCGCGTCGATGAACTTGTCGAGCAGCGTACGATAGCTCGACGTCGCCACCAGATGGATGATGACTTCGGTGTCGGACGTCGACTGGAAGATGGAACCGCGGCGAATCAGTTCGCGACGCAGCTTCATCGCGTTGGAAATATTGCCGTTATGGGCAATCGCGAAACCGCCGGAATTCAGCTCAGCATAGAGCGGCTGCACGTTGCGCAGCGACGTTTCGCCGGTGGTGGAATAGCGGACATGGCCGCAGGCGGTATCGCCGGGCAGGCCGCGAATCACCTCGTCCCGGTCGAAATTGCCCGCCACATGGCCCATCGCCCGGTGGGTATGGAAATCATGCCCATCCCAGCTTGTGATGCCAGCGGCTTCCTGTCCGCGATGTTGCAGCGCATGAAGGCCTAGCGCGACGATGGCAGACGCCGTTTCCGCTCTGGAAACGCCGAAAATGCCACATTCCTCGCGCAACTTGTCGTCGTCGAAGGGATTGGTCGTAAACATGGGTGTGAGCGGTTCCATAGCCGTTCGTGATGCCCCCTCGGTGCGACCCAGCGGGCATCTGTTGTGCGCGCATATAGTCGCTCCCTTCCCGTTTGTCGCCCTCCTGTAACAAAAAAGCGTCGCAGTCCGTGGCAACGCTGCGTTTCGGCAGCTTCGCCATCGGCCAAATGCCCCACTGGCATTGCTCTGCGCGCCCGGCTAAAGACGCAGCCCTGATGCATCGTTTCGCCAATCCCGCCCGCTTCCTGAAGATCGCGCGTCCGCTGACGGGATGGCTGTTCTGGCCGGGCCTGCTGATGCTGCTCGCCGGATGCGTCTTCGGCCTGTTCGTGACGCCTGCCGACTATCTTCAGGGGCAGACGGTCCGCATACTCTATATCCACGTTCCCGCCGCCTGGCTGGGCATGGGCGGTTGGTCGGGCATTGCGATCGCGGCGCTGATGCAACTGGTCTGGCGTCATCCGCTTGCAGCATTGGCAGGGCGCGCGATCGCTGGACCGGGCGCGCTGTTCACCGCCATCTGCCTGATGACCGGATCGATCTGGGGCCGCCCGACCTGGGGCACCTGGTGGGAATGGGACGGGCGGATGACGTCGATGCTGGTGCTCCTCTTTCTCTATCTCGGCTATATCGCGCTCGGCAATGCCAGCGCGCGGCAGGGGCAACAGGGCGGCGTGAGCAACGTCACCGCGATTTTCGGCTTGGTCGGCGCGATCAACATTCCGATCATCAATCGCTCGGTCATATGGTGGAACAGCCTGCATCAGGGGCCATCGATCACGCTGCGTGGATCGAGCATCGACGGCACGCTGCTCTGGCCGCTGGCTTTTACGTTGCTGGGCTTCACCCTGCTATTCGGCGCGATCGTGCTGATGCGGATGCGCGCGATGCTGGCAGACAATAAGGTCGAGGCGCGCATGCAGCGCCTGGCGCGAGGGTAGGGCGATGAACCAATGGGCTTTCGTGGCGGCGGCCTATGCCGTGACGCTGGTCGGC
This window of the Sphingobium sp. CR2-8 genome carries:
- a CDS encoding SDR family NAD(P)-dependent oxidoreductase; translated protein: MSSSDLPLSGKLALVTGASRGIGAATAEALAAAGAHVVLTARTSGGLEEVEDRIHKAGASATIAPLDLTDGDSIGRLAQAIGGRWQALDILVLNAATLGALAAVPAIDAKEFARLLTLNIAAPQAMIAAFDSMLRASGDARVVALTSSVATPRAYWGAYGASKAALETLVGAYGEEMKNISAIRTHIVDPGATRTAMRARAFPGEDPASLKGPDVVGQAILDLVLSDAPTGHKLRVDG
- the purF gene encoding amidophosphoribosyltransferase, yielding MFTTNPFDDDKLREECGIFGVSRAETASAIVALGLHALQHRGQEAAGITSWDGHDFHTHRAMGHVAGNFDRDEVIRGLPGDTACGHVRYSTTGETSLRNVQPLYAELNSGGFAIAHNGNISNAMKLRRELIRRGSIFQSTSDTEVIIHLVATSSYRTLLDKFIDALKQVEGAYSLIVMTPEGMIACRDPLGIRPLVMGMLGDSTIFASETVALDVVGADYVRTIEPGELVIVTNDGETRSLRPFGDTHPRPCIFEHVYFSRPNSIVDGSSVYSVRKAIGAQLAIENPVEADYVIPVPDSGVPAAIGYAQQSGIPFELGIIRSHYIGRTFIQPGDKVRHLGVKLKHNANRALIQGKKIVLIDDSIVRGTTSLKIVQMMREAGAAEVHMRIASPPTKHSCFYGVDTPERTKLLAHKLDVGGMQDFIHADSLSFISIDGLYKALGEAKRADIRPQYCDACFTGDYPTTLTDQDDVVVTNQLELLAERVV
- the ccmC gene encoding heme ABC transporter permease CcmC, which gives rise to MHRFANPARFLKIARPLTGWLFWPGLLMLLAGCVFGLFVTPADYLQGQTVRILYIHVPAAWLGMGGWSGIAIAALMQLVWRHPLAALAGRAIAGPGALFTAICLMTGSIWGRPTWGTWWEWDGRMTSMLVLLFLYLGYIALGNASARQGQQGGVSNVTAIFGLVGAINIPIINRSVIWWNSLHQGPSITLRGSSIDGTLLWPLAFTLLGFTLLFGAIVLMRMRAMLADNKVEARMQRLARG